The Thermus brockianus genome window below encodes:
- a CDS encoding MBL fold metallo-hydrolase, with protein sequence MRDWKPLGHGVESLFLVTPLTRWINFGVYIYQYKGFQIDAGPLRAPRYTSRAEALFITHTHEDHAGGASRLSLPIFTGKEAAHLLQKPPLLPLYRRLVWGTVKSVRAQAVERIGSFLVLPTPGHAPDHVVIYDEEVGLVFGGDLFLSVRANLAPPGFDVQALIRSLRKVIELKPRHFFCAHAGPVEHPVQALKAKLDFIEKSREKALQLKRRGLHPKEIRDRLFGGESPWALLSGGVMSRLRFVRALLKED encoded by the coding sequence ATGCGGGACTGGAAACCCCTCGGCCACGGTGTGGAAAGCCTCTTTCTCGTCACACCTTTAACCAGGTGGATAAACTTCGGGGTTTATATTTATCAGTACAAAGGGTTTCAAATTGATGCAGGCCCCCTCCGGGCGCCGCGTTACACCAGCCGCGCGGAAGCCCTTTTCATCACCCACACTCATGAGGACCATGCTGGCGGAGCGTCTCGCCTTTCTCTGCCTATTTTCACAGGGAAAGAGGCGGCACACCTCTTGCAAAAGCCTCCTTTGCTCCCGCTGTATCGGCGCCTAGTATGGGGAACAGTGAAATCTGTCCGTGCCCAGGCTGTTGAGCGGATTGGGTCCTTCCTCGTCCTCCCCACTCCGGGACATGCGCCCGACCACGTGGTGATATACGACGAAGAAGTGGGGTTGGTCTTTGGGGGTGATCTCTTTCTTTCCGTACGTGCCAACTTAGCGCCCCCTGGGTTTGACGTACAAGCCCTCATCCGGAGCCTACGGAAAGTGATAGAACTCAAACCGCGCCATTTCTTTTGTGCTCATGCAGGACCGGTGGAACACCCTGTCCAGGCCCTCAAGGCTAAATTGGACTTTATAGAAAAAAGCCGCGAGAAAGCGCTCCAACTGAAACGAAGAGGCTTGCATCCGAAGGAAATCCGTGACCGCCTTTTTGGCGGAGAAAGCCCTTGGGCCTTGTTGTCTGGGGGAGTCATGAGCCGCCTACGGTTCGTGCGCGCTTTGCTGAAAGAAGATTAG
- a CDS encoding CPBP family intramembrane glutamic endopeptidase: protein MLLFGFRLNTPPEAQNIWVAAVLLFLLWALEILFRAIFPASFLEAERLHRQLGLTLKREGLGPPSLVLLAFLSGVAEELFFRGLLQNLLVAWLGPVGLPLQALLFALLHPAPKRAFAYPLYTGMAGLLFGLSYLLTGSLLPGILAHILHNARGFYQLWREA from the coding sequence ATGCTTCTATTCGGCTTCCGCTTGAATACGCCTCCCGAAGCTCAAAACATCTGGGTGGCCGCAGTTCTGCTCTTTTTGCTCTGGGCCTTGGAAATCCTCTTCCGCGCCATTTTCCCTGCTTCCTTCCTCGAGGCAGAACGGCTCCACCGGCAACTGGGCTTGACCCTTAAAAGGGAAGGTTTAGGCCCTCCTAGTCTGGTTTTGCTGGCCTTTCTTTCTGGCGTGGCGGAGGAACTCTTCTTCCGAGGCCTCCTACAAAACCTCCTGGTAGCTTGGCTAGGGCCCGTCGGGCTTCCCCTCCAGGCCCTCCTCTTTGCCCTCCTCCACCCCGCCCCCAAGCGGGCGTTCGCCTACCCCCTTTACACCGGGATGGCCGGGCTCCTTTTTGGCCTCAGCTACCTTCTCACGGGAAGCCTCCTCCCCGGCATCCTGGCCCACATCCTCCATAACGCCCGGGGGTTTTACCAGCTCTGGCGGGAGGCCTAA